One Alligator mississippiensis isolate rAllMis1 chromosome 1, rAllMis1, whole genome shotgun sequence genomic window carries:
- the LOC102559431 gene encoding gap junction beta-6 protein yields MDWGSLHAVLGGVNKHSTSIGKIWLTVLFVFRIMILVVAAEKVWGDEQQDFICNTLQPGCKNVCYDHFFPISHIRLWALQLIFVSTPALLVAMHVAYRRHEKKKQLRNGEKFDIEELKRTRFHIQGPLWWTYTSSIFFRVLFEAIFMYAFYFMYDGYQMPRLLKCSAWPCPNTVDCFVSRPTEKTMFTIFMLVVSAVCMLLNVTELCYLVVKVCVKEPRKTAALK; encoded by the coding sequence ATGGACTGGGGATCGCTGCATGCCGTGTTGGGAGGTGTGAATAAACACTCCACCAGTATTGGAAAGATCTGGCTCACTGTCCTGTTCGTTTTTCGTATCATGATCCTTGTAGTGGCTGCCGAGAAGGTCTGGGGTGATGAACAGCAAGATTTTATCTGCAACACTCTGCAGCCTGGATGCAAAAATGTTTGCTATGACCACTTTTTCCCCATCTCCCACATCAGACTCTGGGCCCTTCAGCTGATCTTTGTTTCAACTCCTGCACTTTTGGTGGCGATGCATGTTGCCTACAGGCGCCATGAGAAGAAGAAGCAGTTAAGAAATGGGGAGAAGTTTGATATTGAAGAGCTGAAAAGAACAAGGTTTCATATTCAGGGGCCCTTGTGGTGGACATACACTAGCAGCATCTTCTTCAGAGTCCTCTTTGAAGCCATCTTTATGTATGCATTTTACTTTATGTATGATGGGTACCAAATGCCACGCTTACTGAAATGTAGTGCTTGGCCCTGCCCAAACACAGTGGATTGCTTTGTCTCTCGACCCACTGAGAAAACCATGTTTACCATTTTCATGCTTGTTGTGTCTGCTGTTTGCATGCTGCTGAATGTGACAGAATTGTGTTACCTAGTGGTAAAAGTTTGTGTGAAAGAACCTAGGAAAACAGCAGCTTTAAAGTAA